One part of the Strigops habroptila isolate Jane chromosome 23, bStrHab1.2.pri, whole genome shotgun sequence genome encodes these proteins:
- the LOC115618783 gene encoding keratin, type II cytoskeletal 6C-like, which translates to MSRQSVCRSFGGGSRRGYSSCSAIGGGFGGGGGRSRSSYSSFSVSRGFGGGGRCGGFSSRSLHNIGGSGRISMGGCYGGGGYGGRIGGFGGGYGGSLGSFGGGMGGFGGICGGGGMGGYGGGMGGYGGGMGGGGMGGFGGPGFGMPGFGGPGRGGPGIQPVQIDSTLLQPVHVEIDPQIQQVKNQEKEQIKTLNNQFASFIDKVRFLEQQNKVLATKWELLQQQGPSGPRKNLDTIFESYIQNLRRQLDSILAQRGQLESELQNMQQYVEEYKTKYEEEINRRTSAENEFVVLKKDVDSAYMTKVELEAKVGALTDEINFLRCIYEEELSQMQTISRDLSVVVSMDNNRHLDLDSIIEEVRRQYEQIAQSSRAEAEAWYQSQYEQLQSTAGRHGDSLRNTKIEIQELTRNVQRLRAEIENVKKQNQHLQAAIAEAEERGEMALKDARIKLEELESALQKDKEELARLLKEYQELLNIKIALDVEIAMYRKLLEGEENRLCNDGMSNVNVSVIGRTTISGGRGGFGGGFGGGMGGGMGMGGGMGMGGGACGAGGSFGGGSMGGSCGLGGGMLGGGGGGFSSGSGRMCGSGGGNFSSGGGNFSSGGGSSSVRRCVTTTSVKSSGVRF; encoded by the exons ATGTCTCGGCAATCTGTCTGCAGAAGCTTTGGAGGAGGGAGTAGAAGGGGCTACAGCTCTTGCTCTGCCATTGGTGGTGGCTTTGGAGGAGGTGGCggcagaagcaggagcagctACAGCTCGTTCTCTGTGTCCAGGGGATTTGGAGGTGGTGGACGTTGTGGAGGGTTTAGCAGCAGGAGCCTCCACAACATAGGTGGCAGTGGAAGGATCTCCATGGGTGGATGTTATGGCGGTGGAGGATACGGAGGCAGAATTGGTGGCTTTGGTGGAGGCTACGGAGGAAGTCTAGGCAGCTTTGGTGGAGGAATGGGTGGCTTCGGAGGAATATGTGGTGGTGGAGGAATGGGTGGCTATGGTGGAGGAATGGGTGGTTATGGTGGGGGAATGGGCGGTGGAGGAATGGGCGGCTTTGGTGGCCCAGGCTTCGGCATGCCAGGCTTTGGTGGCCCCGGTAGAGGTGGCCCTGGGATCCAGCCAGTGCAGATTGACTCAACCCTCCTGCAGCCGGTCCATGTTGAGATCGATCCCCAGATCCAGCAAGTGAAAAACCAGGAGAAGGAGCAGATCAAGACTCTTAACAATCAATTTGCCTCCTTCATTGACAAG GTCCGCTTCCTGGAGCAACAGAACAAGGTCTTGGCCACCAagtgggagctgctccagcagcaaggACCTTCAGGCCCAAGGAAGAACCTTGACACCATCTTTGAAAGCTACATCCAGAACCTGAGGAGGCAGCTGGATTCGATCCTGGCACAGAGAGGGCAGCTCGAGTCAGAGCTGCAGAACATGCAGCAGTACGTGGAGGAGTACAAAACCAA GTATGAGGAAGAGATCAACCGGCGTACCAGTGCTGAGAACGAGTTTGTGGTGCTTAAGAAG GATGTGGACAGTGCCTACATGACCAAAGTAGAGTTGGAAGCCAAGGTGGGAGCTCTGACAGATGAAATCAACTTCCTGAGGTGCATCTACGAGGAG GAATTGTCTCAGATGCAGACCATCAGCCGGGACCTGTCCGTGGTGGTGTCCATGGACAACAACCGGCACCTGGACCTGGACAGCATCATCGAGGAGGTCAGGCGCCAGTACGAGCAGATcgcccagagcagcagagctgaagctgaGGCTTGGTACCAGAGCCAG TACgagcagctgcagagcactgctggaAGGCATGGGGACAGCCTCCGCAACACCAAGATTGAGATCCAAGAGCTGACCAGGAACGTGCAGAGGCTGCGGGCTGAGATTGAGAACGTCAAGAAGCAG AACCAGCATCTTCAGGCAGCAATTGCTGAGGCCGAGGAGCGGGGTGAGATGGCCCTGAAGGATGCCAGGATAAAACTGGAGGAGCTGGagtctgctctgcagaaagacAAGGAGGAGCTGGCTCGCTTGCTGAAGGAGTACCAGGAGCTGCTCAACATCAAGATTGCACTGGACGTGGAGATTGCCATGTacaggaagctgctggagggagaggagaacaG GCTGTGCAACGACGGCATGTCCAACGTCAATGTCT CTGTGATAGGCAGGACCACTATCTCCGGAGGCAGAGGAGGCTTCGGAGGCGGCTTCGGAGGAGGAATGGGAGGaggaatgggaatgggaggagggatgggaatgggaggCGGCGCCTGCGGAGCAGGAGGCAGCTTCGGCGGAGGCAGCATGGGCGGCAGCTGCGGCCTGGGAGGAGGGAtgctcggcggcggcggcggcggcttcTCCTCCGGCAGCGGGAGGATGTGCGGCTCCGGAGGGGGCAACTTCAGCTCCGGAGGGGGCAACTTCAGCTCCGGAGGGGGCTCGTCCTCCGTGCGGAGATGTGTCACGACCACCTCGGTCAAGTCGTCAGGAGTGAGGTTCtga
- the LOC115618803 gene encoding keratin, type II cytoskeletal 5-like yields the protein MSRQSCGLGKGFSSSSACFGGRNKVTFSSTSRGGCRGPGNTGGFSSRSLFALGGNRNASVGGFGGVCRGFGAGGQGGFGYGYGTGALFGGGAGGGFGGGFGSGFGGFSGGFDSGMGGQSFPACPPGGIREVTINQSLLAPLNLEIDPEIQKVRTQEREEIKQLNNKFASFIDKVRFLEQQNRVLDTKWKLLQEQGSTGTGSRNFDAYFETYINGLRRQLDTLSSEKSQLESELKSFQDMVEDYKTKYEEEINKRTTAENDFVLLKKDVDTAYMTKVELQAKLDSQADEINFLKYLYEVELSEMQKTVSDTSVVLTMDNNRNLDLDSIIAEVKAQYEEIANRSRMEAESWYQSKYEELQATAGKHGDSLKDSKAEISELNRVIQRIRSEIESVKKQCETLQSSIADAEQRGEVALKDANTKMTDLESALQKAKADLARQLRDYQELMNVKLALDVEIATYRKLLEGEESR from the exons ATGTCTCGCCAGTCCTGTGGCCTGGGCAAAGGGTTCAGCTCCAGCTCCGCTTGCTTCGGAGGCAGGAACAAGGTCACGTTCAGCTCCACATCCCGAGGAGGATGCCGGGGGCCTGGCAACACCGGtggcttcagcagcaggagcctctTTGCCTTGGGGGGCAATAGAAACGCCTCTGTAGGAGGGTTTGGTGGCGTCTGCAGAGGGTTTGGGGCTGGTGGCCAAGGAGGCTTTGGCTATGGCTATGGGACTGGGGCACTGTttggtggtggggctggaggaggcttCGGTGGAGGCTTCGGCAGTGGTTTTGGTGGCTTCAGTGGAGGGTTTGACAGCGGGATGGGGGGACAAAGCTTCCCCGCCTGCCCGCCAGGCGGCATCAGGGAGGTGACCATCAACCAGAGCCTGCTGGCCCCACTCAACCTGGAGATCGACCCCGAGATCCAGAAGGTGCGGACGCAGGAGCGGGAGGAGATCAAGCAGCTCAACAACAAATTCGCTTCCTTCATTGACAAG GTCCGGTTCCTTGAGCAGCAGAACCGGGTCCTGGACACCAAGTGGAagctcctgcaggagcagggcagcactgGGACGGGGAGCAGGAACTTCGACGCTTACTTTGAGACCTACATCAATGGGCTGAGGAGGCAGCTGGACACCCTGTCCAGCGAGAAGAGCCAGCTGGAGTCAGAGCTGAAGAGCTTCCAGGACATGGTGGAAGACTACAAGACCAA GTACGAGgaggaaataaacaaaaggacAACAGCCGAGAATGACTTCGTGCTCCTCAAGAAG gacGTGGACACAGCCTACATGACCAAGGTGGAACTTCAGGCAAAGTTAGATTCTCAGGCAGATGAGATCAACTTCTTGAAGTACCTTTATGAAGTG GAGCTGTCTGAGATGCAGAAGACTGTTTCTGACACCTCTGTGGTTCTCACCATGGACAACAACCGAAACCTGGACCTGGACAGCATCATCGCAGAGGTCAAAGCACAGTATGAGGAGATTGCCAACAGGAGCCGAATGGAGGCTGAGTCCTGGTACCAGAGCAAG TACGAAGAGCTTCAGGCCACCGCAGGCAAACACGGGGACAGCCTGAAGGACTCCAAGGCCGAGATCTCTGAGCTCAACCGCGTCATCCAGAGGATTCGCTCCGAGATCGAGAGCGTGAAGAAACAG TGTGAGACTCTGCAGAGCTCCATCGCGGATGCTGAGCAGCGCGGGGAGGTGGCCCTCAAGGATGCCAACACCAAGATGACTGACCTGGAGTCAGCCCTGCAGAAGGCCAAGGCAGACCTGGCCCGGCAGCTCCGGGATTACCAGGAGCTCATGAATGTCAAGCTGGCCCTGGACGTGGAGATTGCGACCTacaggaagctgctggagggagaggagagcaggtgA